One Methanolinea sp. DNA window includes the following coding sequences:
- a CDS encoding cobaltochelatase subunit CobN: MRKVRVSAIVWGSELPLLREAAEREGVALNAWATFRLRDGEVLSACIDSLAGSDVILLHPTQDSYWDTVVAALPEGVPVISFGQDPSLWRVSNQPPAVVARVSAYFSCGGEGNMVNLLRYLASEVLGRQISFAEPSPELWEGAYHPDAPRVFSSADEYWAWRGRHHAHAVGILFSRIYWANGDLAVVDGLIRELERDCDVIAVFSPGTGDAAVGIRDSTAVIRDYFRGVDLLVCLQSSALSHDAAEPERVFAELDVPVIHPLVVYYRTGDEWREKQDGLSSTELAWSVILPEMYGMTGMIPVGCARGDGPEGSGQEWHDPIPERVRTLAARARAILRLREKPNSEKRVAFVLNSSACASVEANVGAAAHLDALESVARILARMREEGYFVEVPNSGEELARTILGRRAINEFRWTTVEDIVARGGALGFVDLETYREWFSELPPALRDRVREAWGEPPGEWKNGVPPAMVHGGRIVIPGVRLGNAVVCTQPKRGCAGSRCDGQVCRILHDPAVPPPHHYLAVYRYLERVFRADVIVHVGTHGTLEFLPGKSVALSAECLPDAVLGSVPLLYVYNSDNPSEGTIAKRRAHATLVDHLQTVMAPTSPYGVLKQLEELADAYRKYRDTDGARAHALSHQILDLVRKEGLAAEIGLGDPSAAGASVDDILPGLDRLLSGIYSTRIPEGMHVFGTVPEGAKRARFIASILDHDGHLRDLVARLMGLDMRVSPSETALIGVIDRYAVELVAALLGGKDPAAAAAHALGERLAETDVDGLSRLAGEVRDLSWRLELSDEAGSLLSGMAGKYVRPGPSGLLSRGKIEILPTGRNFYSIDPSAVPTEAAWKVGSRLADLLVEKYREEHGTYPRNVALVWMASDIMWAEGEQMAQALALVGAEPSYEGGRLKGFRVVPLERLGRPRIGITVRVSGILRDCFFGCIEALDDVVREISSLDEPPEWNYLRAVTPAGTHVPRIFGAPRGTYGMGVNLAVYASAWESTADLSDVFIYWNGHSYGRGRFGEPAREDLVSQLSTVDATFSKVVTDEYDLLGCCCYFASHGGMTAAARDVSGKDVPAYYGDTRDTSRVEVRTLAEEIRRVVRTKLLNPQYIEGLKAHGYAGAAELSRRTGRVFGWDATTGEVDDRIFDDIARTFLLDRENREFFREHNIWAMEEMARRLLEAHARGMWDADPAVIGKVREIYLEIEGDLEEDSRESRGDRQGGAVTPVIPDEVRAWKEAVAHLAGKTRGPRRGGV, from the coding sequence GTGAGAAAGGTGCGCGTTTCGGCCATCGTCTGGGGGAGCGAACTCCCGCTGCTCCGCGAGGCTGCCGAGAGGGAGGGGGTCGCGCTGAACGCGTGGGCGACGTTCCGGTTGCGGGATGGAGAGGTCCTCTCCGCCTGCATCGATTCGCTCGCCGGCTCGGACGTCATCCTCCTCCACCCGACGCAGGACAGCTACTGGGACACGGTCGTCGCCGCCCTCCCCGAGGGTGTCCCCGTCATCTCGTTCGGGCAGGATCCCTCCCTCTGGCGCGTCTCAAACCAGCCCCCGGCGGTCGTCGCGAGGGTGAGCGCGTACTTCTCGTGCGGCGGCGAGGGAAACATGGTCAACCTCCTCCGGTACCTCGCCTCGGAGGTCCTCGGCAGGCAAATCTCCTTCGCGGAACCCTCGCCGGAGCTCTGGGAGGGCGCGTACCATCCCGATGCCCCCCGCGTCTTCTCCTCTGCCGACGAGTACTGGGCGTGGAGGGGGAGGCACCACGCGCACGCGGTCGGGATCCTCTTCTCCCGCATCTACTGGGCAAACGGGGATCTCGCCGTGGTCGACGGGCTCATCAGGGAACTCGAACGTGACTGCGATGTCATCGCCGTCTTCTCGCCCGGGACCGGCGATGCCGCGGTCGGTATCCGGGATTCGACTGCCGTCATCAGGGATTACTTCAGGGGGGTCGACCTCCTCGTCTGCCTCCAGTCTTCTGCCCTCTCCCACGACGCCGCGGAACCCGAGAGGGTCTTTGCGGAACTGGATGTCCCCGTCATCCACCCACTCGTCGTCTACTACAGGACAGGAGATGAGTGGAGGGAGAAGCAGGACGGCCTCTCCAGCACGGAACTCGCGTGGTCCGTGATCCTCCCGGAGATGTACGGGATGACGGGGATGATCCCGGTAGGGTGCGCGAGGGGGGACGGGCCGGAGGGTTCCGGGCAGGAATGGCACGACCCCATCCCCGAGAGGGTCCGCACCCTCGCCGCGCGCGCGAGGGCCATCCTGAGGCTGCGGGAGAAGCCCAACAGCGAAAAGAGGGTAGCCTTCGTCCTGAACAGCTCTGCCTGTGCCTCGGTCGAGGCGAACGTGGGCGCGGCAGCGCACCTCGATGCCCTCGAGTCGGTGGCGCGGATCCTCGCGCGGATGAGGGAGGAAGGGTACTTTGTGGAAGTGCCAAATAGCGGGGAGGAACTCGCCCGGACCATCCTCGGCCGGAGGGCGATCAACGAGTTCCGCTGGACCACGGTGGAGGACATCGTCGCGAGGGGCGGCGCGCTCGGGTTCGTCGACCTCGAAACGTACCGGGAGTGGTTCTCCGAGCTCCCGCCCGCACTCCGGGACCGGGTGAGGGAGGCGTGGGGCGAGCCCCCTGGCGAGTGGAAAAACGGCGTCCCGCCCGCGATGGTCCACGGGGGACGGATCGTCATCCCCGGGGTCCGGCTCGGGAACGCGGTCGTCTGCACCCAGCCGAAGAGGGGCTGCGCAGGGTCCCGCTGCGACGGGCAGGTCTGCCGCATCCTCCACGATCCCGCCGTCCCCCCACCGCACCACTACCTCGCGGTGTACCGCTACCTCGAGCGCGTGTTCCGGGCAGACGTCATCGTCCACGTCGGCACGCACGGGACGCTCGAGTTCCTGCCGGGGAAGTCGGTTGCCCTCTCCGCGGAGTGCCTCCCGGACGCGGTCCTCGGCAGCGTCCCGCTCCTCTACGTCTACAACTCGGACAACCCGTCCGAGGGGACGATCGCGAAGCGGAGGGCACACGCGACCCTCGTGGACCACCTCCAGACGGTCATGGCCCCCACGAGTCCCTACGGGGTACTCAAGCAGCTCGAGGAGCTCGCGGACGCCTACAGGAAATACCGCGACACGGACGGGGCAAGAGCGCACGCCCTTTCGCACCAGATCCTCGACCTCGTCCGGAAGGAAGGGCTCGCGGCCGAGATCGGACTCGGAGATCCCTCCGCGGCGGGAGCCTCCGTGGACGATATCCTCCCCGGGCTGGACCGTCTCCTCTCCGGGATCTACTCGACCCGGATCCCCGAGGGCATGCACGTGTTCGGGACGGTACCGGAGGGGGCAAAGAGGGCACGGTTCATCGCGTCCATTCTCGACCACGACGGCCACCTCCGTGACCTCGTCGCGCGCCTCATGGGCCTCGATATGCGCGTGTCCCCCTCGGAGACGGCGCTCATCGGAGTCATCGATAGGTACGCGGTGGAACTCGTCGCGGCGCTGCTCGGTGGAAAAGACCCCGCGGCCGCCGCGGCCCACGCTCTCGGGGAGAGGCTCGCGGAGACAGACGTGGACGGGCTGTCCCGGCTCGCGGGGGAGGTGCGCGACCTCTCATGGCGACTCGAGCTCTCGGATGAGGCGGGGAGCCTCCTTTCCGGCATGGCGGGGAAGTACGTGAGGCCCGGGCCATCCGGCCTCCTCTCCCGGGGGAAGATCGAGATCCTCCCCACGGGGCGGAATTTCTACTCCATCGACCCTTCGGCCGTCCCCACCGAGGCCGCGTGGAAGGTCGGGTCCCGCCTCGCGGACCTCCTCGTGGAAAAGTACAGGGAGGAACACGGCACGTACCCGCGGAACGTCGCGCTCGTCTGGATGGCATCGGACATCATGTGGGCCGAGGGCGAGCAGATGGCACAGGCCCTCGCCCTCGTCGGTGCGGAACCGTCCTACGAGGGCGGGAGGCTGAAGGGGTTCAGGGTGGTCCCGCTGGAGCGCCTCGGCAGGCCCCGCATCGGCATCACGGTCCGCGTCTCCGGCATCCTCCGGGACTGCTTCTTCGGGTGCATCGAGGCACTCGACGACGTGGTGAGGGAGATCTCGTCACTCGACGAGCCCCCCGAGTGGAACTACCTCCGGGCCGTCACGCCGGCCGGCACGCACGTCCCCCGCATATTCGGTGCCCCGAGGGGGACGTACGGGATGGGCGTGAACCTCGCAGTCTACGCGTCGGCGTGGGAGTCGACGGCAGACCTCTCGGACGTGTTCATCTACTGGAACGGGCACTCCTACGGCAGGGGGAGGTTCGGCGAACCGGCGAGGGAGGACCTCGTCTCCCAGCTCTCGACCGTGGATGCCACGTTCTCGAAGGTCGTTACCGACGAGTACGACCTCCTCGGGTGCTGCTGCTACTTCGCGTCGCACGGGGGCATGACGGCGGCAGCGAGGGATGTGTCGGGCAAGGACGTCCCCGCGTACTATGGCGATACGCGGGACACATCACGCGTGGAAGTCCGGACGCTCGCGGAGGAGATAAGGCGCGTGGTGCGGACCAAGCTCCTCAATCCCCAGTACATCGAGGGGTTGAAGGCCCACGGGTACGCGGGCGCCGCGGAACTCTCCCGCCGCACGGGAAGGGTTTTCGGGTGGGACGCGACGACGGGGGAGGTCGACGACCGGATCTTCGACGATATTGCCCGGACGTTCCTCCTCGACCGCGAGAACAGGGAGTTCTTCAGGGAACACAACATCTGGGCGATGGAGGAGATGGCACGCCGGCTCCTCGAGGCCCACGCGCGGGGCATGTGGGACGCCGATCCCGCGGTGATCGGGAAGGTGAGGGAGATCTACCTCGAGATCGAGGGGGACCTCGAGGAGGACTCGAGGGAATCGCGCGGCGACCGGCAGGGGGGCGCGGTCACGCCGGTCATCCCCGACGAGGTGAGGGCGTGGAAGGAGGCGGTGGCCCACCTCGCGGGGAAAACGAGGGGCCCGCGGCGGGGAGGGGTGTAG
- a CDS encoding ABC transporter ATP-binding protein: MRLEVENLSFSYGERQVLIGIDLAVRDGEIVGVLGPNGSGKTTLIKCIDYILAPVGKVTLDGKDVSSMGPVERARLIAYVPQAFSVGMAMTVFEAVLMGRRPYVSWGVADRDIEVVTSTMASLGLQDLAFRKVTQISGGERQKVTIARALVQEPALLLLDEPTSALDLRHQLEIMAILRSRAKKGEMGVLMAIHDLNIAARCCDRVILLKDGRILGDGPPEEILTGETIRDVYGVRVATAKVDGIPVIVPVEPVGA, encoded by the coding sequence GTGAGGCTCGAAGTCGAAAACCTGTCCTTCTCTTACGGCGAGAGGCAGGTCCTCATTGGAATCGACCTTGCGGTCCGCGACGGGGAGATCGTGGGAGTCCTCGGGCCGAACGGGAGCGGGAAGACGACCCTGATCAAGTGCATCGATTACATCCTCGCCCCCGTGGGGAAGGTCACGCTCGACGGGAAGGACGTCTCCTCGATGGGACCGGTGGAACGTGCGCGGCTGATCGCCTACGTACCCCAGGCGTTCTCCGTCGGGATGGCGATGACGGTCTTCGAGGCTGTCCTGATGGGGAGGCGGCCCTACGTCTCGTGGGGGGTCGCGGACCGGGACATCGAGGTCGTCACCTCGACGATGGCGAGCCTCGGGCTCCAGGACCTCGCGTTCCGGAAGGTGACGCAGATAAGTGGCGGGGAGCGGCAGAAGGTGACGATCGCGCGGGCGCTCGTGCAGGAACCCGCCCTCCTCCTCCTCGACGAACCCACGAGCGCCCTTGACCTCCGCCACCAGCTCGAGATCATGGCGATACTCAGGTCGCGCGCGAAGAAAGGGGAGATGGGTGTCCTGATGGCCATCCACGACCTCAACATCGCGGCCCGTTGCTGCGACAGGGTGATTCTCCTGAAGGACGGCCGCATCTTGGGGGACGGCCCGCCGGAAGAGATACTCACAGGGGAGACAATAAGGGATGTCTACGGCGTGAGGGTCGCGACCGCGAAGGTGGACGGGATCCCCGTCATCGTCCCCGTGGAACCCGTGGGAGCGTGA
- a CDS encoding iron ABC transporter permease — MNQGEAETMGKGEKGLIHAFRSVQARRVLFIVALILVTFLLSLVAVTTGSAGFGIGDVAGAIASRFAPAAFESNPVVSTIVWDLRLHRVLFAIVAGFGLATAGAVMQGVLRNPLASPFTLGIASAASFGAALAIVVLPAVVYSDTLVVASAFSMSVLAAGAIYGLSRYRGISSESMVLAGIIIMYLFGAMTSFLQYMGSTEQLQAVVFWMFGSLQRTSWEKLALVTLVVGAITPLLVWRSWDLNSLSMGDHVAHSLGVKVEHTRTFYMVAASLVTASVISFTGTIGFIGLVSPHITRLAIGGDHRYLIVASGLVGSLILLSSDTLGRTILAPQIIPVGIMTSFIGIPFFLYLFVRRKEEYW, encoded by the coding sequence ATGAACCAAGGAGAGGCGGAAACGATGGGAAAAGGGGAGAAGGGGCTGATCCACGCATTCCGCAGCGTGCAGGCCCGGAGGGTCCTCTTCATCGTCGCCCTCATCCTCGTCACCTTCCTCCTCTCCCTCGTCGCGGTGACGACCGGTTCTGCGGGGTTCGGGATAGGGGACGTGGCAGGAGCGATCGCGTCGAGGTTCGCGCCCGCAGCCTTCGAATCCAACCCCGTGGTATCCACCATCGTCTGGGACCTCCGGCTCCACCGCGTCCTCTTTGCCATCGTGGCGGGATTCGGCCTTGCGACCGCCGGGGCCGTCATGCAGGGGGTCCTGCGGAATCCCCTCGCGAGCCCCTTCACCCTCGGGATCGCCTCCGCCGCATCGTTCGGCGCGGCCCTCGCGATCGTGGTGCTCCCCGCGGTGGTCTACTCCGACACCCTCGTGGTCGCGAGCGCGTTCTCGATGAGTGTGCTCGCGGCAGGGGCGATCTACGGGCTCTCGAGGTACCGGGGGATATCCTCCGAGAGCATGGTCCTCGCGGGCATCATCATCATGTACCTCTTCGGCGCGATGACATCCTTCCTCCAGTACATGGGATCGACAGAGCAGCTCCAGGCGGTCGTCTTCTGGATGTTCGGGAGCCTCCAGCGGACGTCGTGGGAGAAGCTCGCGCTCGTGACGCTCGTCGTCGGTGCCATCACCCCCCTCCTCGTGTGGAGGTCGTGGGACCTCAATTCCCTCTCCATGGGGGACCACGTCGCCCACAGCCTCGGCGTGAAGGTGGAGCACACGAGGACGTTCTACATGGTCGCTGCCTCGCTCGTCACGGCGTCCGTGATCTCCTTCACGGGGACCATCGGCTTCATCGGCCTCGTTTCACCCCACATCACCCGGCTCGCCATCGGCGGCGACCACCGGTACCTCATCGTTGCGTCCGGGCTCGTGGGATCGCTCATCCTCCTCTCGTCCGACACGCTCGGGAGGACCATCCTCGCCCCCCAGATCATCCCGGTCGGGATCATGACATCATTCATCGGCATCCCGTTCTTCCTCTACCTCTTCGTGCGCAGGAAGGAGGAGTACTGGTGA